AGGCTGTCATCCGACCGGATCAAACCGGTGCCGTGACAGGCCACACAGGGCTGTGTCGTGGCCTCGATCATGCCGGGGCGCAGACGCTGGCGTGACATTTCCATCAGGCCAAAGCCGCTGATCCGGCCCACCTGAATGCGCGCACGGTCGGTCTTCAGCTTGTCCTTCATCATCTTTTCGACAGCCGTGTTGTTGCGGCGTTCGTCCATATCGATGAAGTCGATGACGATCAGACCAGCCAGATCACGCAGGCGCAGCTGGCGGGCCACTTCGGCGGCGGCCTCAAGGTTGGTTTTGGTCGCGGTCTGTTCGATCGAGCCTTCTTTGGTCGCACGGCCAGAGTTGACGTCAATTGCCACCAGCGCTTCGGTCACACCGATCACGATATACCCGCCCGAGGGCAGCTGTACCGTGGGGTTGAACATGCCGGACAGGTAATCCTCAACTTTGTAACGGGCGAAGAGCGGCAGGTTTTCCTCGTAGCGCTTCACGTTTTTGGCATGAGACGGCATGATCATTTTCATGAAATCCTTGGCGATGCGATAGCCGCGTTCGCCTTCGACAAACACCTCGTCAATGTCGCGGTTATATAGATCGCGGATCGAGCGTTTGATCAGGTCACCTTCTTCGTAAATTTTCGCAGGTGCGATGCTCTTCAACGTCAGCTCGCGGATCTGCTCCCACAGGCGCTGCAGGTATTCATAGTCGCGCTTGATCTCGGCGCGGGTGCGTTTGGCACCGGCAGTCCGCACAATCAGACCTGCCCCCAAAGGCACGGTGATTTCGTTGGCGATTTCTTTCAGCTTCTTGCGGTCTGCGGCATTGGTGATCTTACGGCTGATGCCGCCACCCCGCGCGGTGTTTGGCATCAGGACACAATAGCGCCCGGCAAGGCTGAGGTAAGTTGTCAGGGCAGCACCCTTATTGCCGCGTTCTTCCTTGACGACCTGCACCAGCAGGATCTGACGCATCTTGATCACTTCTTGGATCTTATAGCGGCGCGGGCGTGGTTTACGCACCGGGCGGATGTCTTCGCTGTCATCCTCATCCGCAACAGACTCGATGCTTTCATCCTTGGATGTCGCATCTGCCGCTTTTGGCTCTTCCGCATCGTCGTTGGTGTCAGTGTCATCGTCTTTGGCGGCATCGCCATCCGTTGCAGCCACTTCGTCAGTGGCTGTTTCTTCGTCGGCGTCATCATCTGCGCTGACTTCCGGTGTCTCGATGGGTGTTTCCGGCACCCGCTCCATCGGAGAGGAGGCTTCGTTAGCATCGACTTCAACGTCATCATCATCGCTTAGATCGACGGTTTCCATACCCTCGATCTCGGTGGATGTCTTGGCATCCCCGGACACGGCATCCTCTGCCTTGGGCTTTGCACGGCTGCGCGAACGTGACCGGCGCTTGGGTTTGGCCTCGTCTTCGTCCTTGCTGGCCTGTGCTTCGGCATAGGCGCGCTCTTCTTCAAGCAGCGCCTGACGGTCGGCCACCGGGATCTGGTAATAGTCAGGATGGATTTCAGAGAAAGCCAGAAAACCGTGGCGGTTGCCACCGTAATCCACAAAAGCGGCCTGCAGGGACGGCTCAACGCGCGTCACCTTGGCCAGATAGATGTTGCCAGCTAGCTGGCGTCTGTTCTCTGATTCAAAATCGAATTCCTCGACCTTGTTTCCGTCAACCACAACAACGCGGGTTTCTTCCGCGTGGGTGGCATCGATAAGCATTTTTTTAGGCATGTTTTCACTATGCACAGCACATGCGCCAGATCAGCCCCCGGGGGAGCTTGTGACGTTGCGGTGTGGCTTGTCAGGGCGATGGATGGCGGTGCCAGCATAGCGTACAGCGAAACGGGGCCTGAAAAGGCCAGTCCATTCCTGCTCGTAGCTTCTGCGCGCGTCATCGCGGTTCTTCTCCGATACGGTCATGCCTATCCGGCCTGCCGCATCCATTATTTACTGAACATCTTCGGGGTCTGGCCCATCCAACATCAGCGGTTCTCTGGCCGTTTCCGGCCCAATCGGTCTGCATGCGTGCCCAGCTTGGGGCTGCCGCAAGCAGCGAATCTCTCATTCAAGGATCTGTGACGCCTTAGCGCGACTTACCCGTGATCCTACTAGATAAGGGGATTGTCCCTGAGAACACAATGGGCAATGTTCGCCCACTTCAGCAAAACCACCCTTTGCACGGGGCTTGCTTGACAAAATCTGCCTGATCAGGCTCATCTGATGCCGCGCATGCTGCGCCTGAAAATATTCAAACCGCGACCAAGCGCGGTGCCCCTGACCAACGACCCAAAGGACCTTCCATGCATATTCTGACCCGCTCTGTTCTTGGCTTTTCCCTTTTGGGACTTGTCGCCTGTGATGAATTGGCAGTGGCCAATGATCCTGTCGCCCTGGCCGATCTGCGGGGCCAGAAAAGCTGTGTGGCTGCGGTTACTGCGGAAACCGGCGCTGCCAATGTCGCCATCAACACCACCATTCCGGTGATTGAGGTACAGCGCTTTATCGTGGATGTGCCGGGGGGTGGGATGTGGACCTGCGTGACCGATGCAAATGGCAAGGCACTCGAGATCGTCGAACGCAAAAACGGTTGATGCCCGCGCTTACAGTCAGGCCAACGTTAGCATCTGACATGCCAGCGCTGAAACAAGTGCTGGATGCGACAGAGCTGTTTCCTTCTGATATGTTGCAAGACATGGTTACGCCGTTCTTGAATGGCAGTACCGAAGTGCTCTGGCTGACGGCAGAAAGCGACGGCACGCCCTGCGGTTTCTGTTTTGCCCAGTCCGAACAGCTTACCGAGGGAACCTGGAACATGCTGGCGATTGCTGTGGCCCCTGCCCAGCAGGGCGCGGGTGTTGGCACCGGTCTAACCGGTGCTCTTGAACAGCACTTGCGCGATTTAGACGCGCGTATTCTGATTGCCGACACCTCTGGTACCGACGACTTTGCCCAAACCCGAGACTTCTATGCCAAGAATGGCTACGCAGCCGAAGCCCGCATTCGCGACTTCTGGGCCGCAGGGGATGACAAGGTGACCTTTCGCAAGGCGCTATAGCCGTGCCGCTGGCCCACGCAGCATCCCCGCGCGGACCAGCAGCGAGCAAGACTACAGATAATCCGAGCGCTGCAACCCGTATTTCGCCATCTTTTCGTTCAACGTCCGGCGTGGCAGACATAATTCTTCCATCACCGATGAAATCGATCCCTTGTGGCGGCGCATGGTATTGTCGATCAACATCCGCTCAAAGGCTTCAACATATTCCTTCAGCGGCTTGCCTTCGGTTGTCATCACCGGCTGCATTTCCTCATGATCCGACATCAGCAGGGATGCGATGGTCCCCGACCCGCGGCGCGATTGCAGCACAGCACGTTCCGCCACATTGATCAGCTGACGTACATTGCCCGGCCAGGGGGCCTGCAACAGTTGCGCGGCTTCCTGTGCGCTGACCTGTGGCGTGTCACAGCCGTATTCCTCGGAGAACTGTTCGCTCAGCCGGGTGAACAGGGTCAGGATATCCTCGCCCCGCTGGCGCAGCGGTGGCACAGTGATGCGCAATGCGGCAAGCCGGTAGAACAGATCACTGCGCAGCGCATCTTCCGAAGTCCGCCCCGCCTCTTGCAGGTTCGAGATCGCAACAATCCGCGTTTCTGCCGGGGTGCCCTGTTCGTTGATCACACTCAGCAGACGCGCTTGAAGCGTTTCAGACAAGGCTTCCACATCTTCCAGAACCAAGGTGCCGCCGCGGGCCTCTTCAATGGCGGGCAATTGCGCATCTTCGGGCTGCATCGGGCCGAACAACCGTTTGCTCAGCATCTCCTCTTCCAGCGCCCCGCAGGACACCAGCACGAATTTCTTGCCCGCCCGCGATCCCACAGCATGCAGCGCATGGGCCACCAGTGTCTTGCCGGTGCCGGTTTCGCCGTCGATTAACACATGGCCATCCGCCTGCCCCAGATCCAGAATATCCTCGCGCAGGCGCTCCATCACCGGCGACTGGCCGATCAGCTTTTTCATCAGCTGTCCGCCGTCGCTTAACTCGCGGCGCAGGGCACGGTTGTCCATCACCAGACGCCGTGCATTGGTGGCCTTTTTGGCCAGCTCGCTCATCCGGTCGGGGTTAAACGGCTTTTCCAGAAAATCAAATGCACCCACGCGCATCGCCTCAACCGCCATCGGCACATCGCCATGCCCGGTGATCATGATCACCGGCAAGGCGCTGTCACTGCCCATCAGCTTTTTCAGGAACTGCATCCCATCCATACCCGGCATTTTGATGTCCGAAATCACAATGCCCGGATAGTCCGGCCCCAGCGTTTTCAAGGCGTCCTCGGCGGAACCGAAAGTTTCCGTGTCATACCCCGAAAGGGCCAACCACTGGCTGATTGACTGGCGCATGTCCTGTTCATCATCGACAATCGCAATCTTCATCGCCTGAGCCATAGCTTACTCCGCTGCTTCTACTTTGTTCGTTTCACCCATGATGGGCAATTGCATCTCAAAGACCGCCCCGCCCGCCTGTCCGTTGCGCGCCGTCAACCGTCCACCTAGGTCGTTGACGATGCCCGACGAGATGGCAAGCCCCAGGCCGACACCGTCGCCGGGCTGCTTGGTGGTGTAAAACGGTTCGAACAGCGCGTCGAGATCCGCAATCCCCGGACCATTGTCGCGCACCGTGAGGGTTGCGGTCTCCCCCGCAGACAGAATGATCTCTACCTGCGGGTGGCGTTCGGATTTGGTGGCATCCAGAGCATTGCGGATCAGGTTCACCATCACCTGCTCAATACGCATCCGGTCCCCCATCACAATCACCGGCTCATCCGGCAGAATGCGCACAATTTCCACCTGACGCTGACGCAACTGCGGCTCCATCATCGACATGGATGACGCAAGGGCTGCCCCCATATCTACCGGTGAAAGCGCCTCCTGCCCCTTGCGGGCATAGGATTTCAGCTGTCTTGTGATTGCGCCCATCCGCTCGATCAAATCGTCGATCCGTCCAAAAGACGACAGCGCCTCATCCGGCCGGTTGCGGCGCAACAGCAACCGCGCCCCCGCCAGATAGGTTTTCATCGCCGCCAAAGGCTGGTTCAATTCATGGCTGACCGCCGCAGACATCTCGCCCAAAGCGGCGAGTTTACTGGATTGTTCAAGGGTCTGTTCGGCCACCGCCAGCGTTTCCTGAACCCGTTTGCGTTCAGCGATTTCCCGCTGCAAGGCCACGTTCAATGCGCGAAGTTTGGCCGACTCGCGCTGGAAAATCGCCAGACGTCCCGCCGTGCGTCGGCTCAGAAAGTAAAAAGCCAGCGCCAAAAGAATCGCAAATCCCATCACCTCAAGCGCCAGTACGGCATTGACCCGCTCGCGCACGCTTTCATAGGTGGTGAAACTCACCATGCGCCAGCCGCGAAAGGCGATCCGGTGTTCCAACCGCATCACCGCCTCGCCCTGCAAATAGGTATCTGCAGGCAGTGCCGTCCAATCCGCGGTGACCTTGATGGCCCGTTCAATTGCCGTTTGTGGTGAGGTGGCGGTCAGGGCCTCTGCCTCGCTCAACCCGCGCCAACGCGGCGAGGTGCCCAGGATGATCTCCCCAGCGCTGTCCATCACTATGACCGCATCTGAAATCCCGGCCCAGGCACGTTCGAATTTTTGCAGGTCGACCTCGACCGCGATGACACCCAGCGTATCACCACCTGCCTGAATGCGCCGCGAATAGACAAATTTGTAGCCGCCGCCCTCCAGTTTGATCACACTGAAAATCGTCACATTGGCGCGGATTGCATCGACGAAATAAGGCGATGATTTATGCAAGGATTGCAGACGGTTGCGATCCGTTGCCGCCACCGTGCGCCCGTCCAGATCATAAAGCATCAAAGAGGCCGCCCCGATCTCCTCGACAAAGGAAATCAACCGCTGGGTCGACAGGGAATAATCCGCTTCTTGCAGGGCAATGATCAGCGACGGGTCACGCGCCAGCAATTGCGGCACAATCGCGTTCTGGCGCAGCTCGGCCATCAGGTTACCGCTGTAGAGCGCAATCCGCAGCTCGGCCCGGTTGCGCGTGCTTTCGGTGAAACGGTTGGTCAGCAGATTATTGGTGATCGAAATCACCAACACTGCCAGTATCATGATCAGTGCCACCGCCAGACGCACGCGCCAGGAAATGATCAATGCAGGTTTGCTTATAGAGGAGGTCTCGCTCATCCCCCTACCCTACGCAGGCCCCGCCGCGCACTCAAGTCACGCGGTGGTCAGCGCCCCTGCCAATGCGCGAAAGAGCGCCTGCCCATCAGTGCCCCCATGGCCAGCATCCGCCGCCCGCTCCGGGTGTGGCATCATGCCCAGCACACGGCGGTTTTCAGACAGGATGCCGGCAATATCCGCCTGCGCCCCGTTCGGGTTGTCCGTATAGGTAAAGGCCACGCGATCCTCGCCTTGCAGACGCGCCAATGTATCAGCATCCGCAAAGTAATTTCCGTCATGATGGGCGATTGGAATATCGACCACATCGCCAGCGTTATACCCTTCGGTATAAGCACTTTGCGAGGTCTCGACCCGCAGACCAACGGTCTTGCAAATGTACTTCAGCCCGGCATTGCGCAACAAGGCACCGGGCAACAGACCGGTTTCGGTCAGGACCTGAAACCCATTGCAGATCCCCAGCACGTAACCGCCACGTTCCGCATGGGCCCTGACCGATTTTACAATCGGCGACTGCGCCGCAATGGCCCCACAACGCAGGTAGTCCCCATAGGAAAACCCACCCGGGACGCCCACAATATCAACACCTTGCGGCAGATCACTGTCCTTGTGCCAGACCATATCCACCTGACAGCCCGCAGCCTCGAAAGCCACCGCAAGATCACGGTCGCAGTTTGACCCCGGAAAGACAACAACAGCAGCGCGCATCAGGACATCTCCACCGTGTAGCTTTCAATGACCGTATTCGCGAGCAGCTTTTCGCACATCGCGTTCACATCCGCCTCGGTCGAACCCTCAGCCAAATCAAGCTCAATCACCTTGCCTTGACGCACGCCGTTCACCCCATCAAAGCCGATGGCCCCCAGCGCGTGGCGCACGGCTTCGCCCTGCGGGTCCAACACACCATTCTTCAACATCACATGCACCCGTGCTTTCATAGCGCGTCCCCCAGCTTCATCTTGCCATTAAACTCAATCCCGCGGCCTGCCACGGGCTGTTTCGATATTAATTAATAAGCGTCGGTTTGGTAATCGGCGTAGAGGTCTTGGGCATCACGCCCAACCGCTTGGCCACTTCCGTATAGGCATCGGTCAACGATCCCAGATCCCGGCGGAACACATCCTTATCCAGCTTTTGTCCTGTCTCAATGTCCCACAAACGACAGGAATCAGGGCTGATCTCATCAGCAATGATCAAGCGCTGGAAATCACCGTCATAAACCCGGCCGATCTCGATCTTGAAATCCACCAGTTTGATCCCGACACCAAACATCACGCCTGAGATGAAATCATTCACCCGCAGGGCAAGGCTCAGGATATCTTCCATATCCTGCTGGCTGGCCCAGCCAAAGGCGGCGATATGTTCTTCAGTGACCAAAGGATCACCCAGCTTGTCGTCTTTATAGCAATATTCGACAATCGGCCGCGGCAACTGCGTACCCTCTTCGATGCCCAGACGTTTGGACATGGTCCCGGCGGCGTAATTGCGTACAATCACCTCAAGCGGGATAATCTCGACCTGGCGCACCAGTTGTTCGCGCATGTTGAGGCGTTTCACGAAATGCGTCGGCACACCGATCTGATTCAGACCTTTCATGAAATATTCGGACAG
This DNA window, taken from Sulfitobacter pacificus, encodes the following:
- the purQ gene encoding phosphoribosylformylglycinamidine synthase subunit PurQ codes for the protein MRAAVVVFPGSNCDRDLAVAFEAAGCQVDMVWHKDSDLPQGVDIVGVPGGFSYGDYLRCGAIAAQSPIVKSVRAHAERGGYVLGICNGFQVLTETGLLPGALLRNAGLKYICKTVGLRVETSQSAYTEGYNAGDVVDIPIAHHDGNYFADADTLARLQGEDRVAFTYTDNPNGAQADIAGILSENRRVLGMMPHPERAADAGHGGTDGQALFRALAGALTTA
- the purS gene encoding phosphoribosylformylglycinamidine synthase subunit PurS, translated to MKARVHVMLKNGVLDPQGEAVRHALGAIGFDGVNGVRQGKVIELDLAEGSTEADVNAMCEKLLANTVIESYTVEMS
- a CDS encoding sensor histidine kinase is translated as MSETSSISKPALIISWRVRLAVALIMILAVLVISITNNLLTNRFTESTRNRAELRIALYSGNLMAELRQNAIVPQLLARDPSLIIALQEADYSLSTQRLISFVEEIGAASLMLYDLDGRTVAATDRNRLQSLHKSSPYFVDAIRANVTIFSVIKLEGGGYKFVYSRRIQAGGDTLGVIAVEVDLQKFERAWAGISDAVIVMDSAGEIILGTSPRWRGLSEAEALTATSPQTAIERAIKVTADWTALPADTYLQGEAVMRLEHRIAFRGWRMVSFTTYESVRERVNAVLALEVMGFAILLALAFYFLSRRTAGRLAIFQRESAKLRALNVALQREIAERKRVQETLAVAEQTLEQSSKLAALGEMSAAVSHELNQPLAAMKTYLAGARLLLRRNRPDEALSSFGRIDDLIERMGAITRQLKSYARKGQEALSPVDMGAALASSMSMMEPQLRQRQVEIVRILPDEPVIVMGDRMRIEQVMVNLIRNALDATKSERHPQVEIILSAGETATLTVRDNGPGIADLDALFEPFYTTKQPGDGVGLGLAISSGIVNDLGGRLTARNGQAGGAVFEMQLPIMGETNKVEAAE
- a CDS encoding Rne/Rng family ribonuclease, whose product is MPKKMLIDATHAEETRVVVVDGNKVEEFDFESENRRQLAGNIYLAKVTRVEPSLQAAFVDYGGNRHGFLAFSEIHPDYYQIPVADRQALLEEERAYAEAQASKDEDEAKPKRRSRSRSRAKPKAEDAVSGDAKTSTEIEGMETVDLSDDDDVEVDANEASSPMERVPETPIETPEVSADDDADEETATDEVAATDGDAAKDDDTDTNDDAEEPKAADATSKDESIESVADEDDSEDIRPVRKPRPRRYKIQEVIKMRQILLVQVVKEERGNKGAALTTYLSLAGRYCVLMPNTARGGGISRKITNAADRKKLKEIANEITVPLGAGLIVRTAGAKRTRAEIKRDYEYLQRLWEQIRELTLKSIAPAKIYEEGDLIKRSIRDLYNRDIDEVFVEGERGYRIAKDFMKMIMPSHAKNVKRYEENLPLFARYKVEDYLSGMFNPTVQLPSGGYIVIGVTEALVAIDVNSGRATKEGSIEQTATKTNLEAAAEVARQLRLRDLAGLIVIDFIDMDERRNNTAVEKMMKDKLKTDRARIQVGRISGFGLMEMSRQRLRPGMIEATTQPCVACHGTGLIRSDDSLALSIIRHMEEEGTRRRTREVLIKAPVGIANFLMNAKREHVAQIEARYGMAVRIEGDPHLVSPDFTMEKFKTATRNVPVAGAHVVSVDTSLMDQIDEAEAEAAEAAEALAAAEEEADDSRSKSQQNGRDHNGEQQFDADGKPKRKRRRRRSRGGRGKNGGENGNNENRSDDADQNAAQSGDQNTAQGDAPQADATQNDAPKSDTAAEVSASDTAEEKPKKPTSRSRTRKPKVEVEAVAEAAADTDASASEVVSEPAEVKEKPKPKPRKRSTATSKTATSKKAKAAEETSGEDTPVEDGKAEVAKETKETKLKKPRASRAKPKPKAAEKVETAAPAPVAQETAAPAAPVAEAPIADTQVPEPVAVTSTPEPLAASAAAEPVKEEPKKPKKKGWWSLGR
- a CDS encoding GNAT family N-acetyltransferase, coding for MPALKQVLDATELFPSDMLQDMVTPFLNGSTEVLWLTAESDGTPCGFCFAQSEQLTEGTWNMLAIAVAPAQQGAGVGTGLTGALEQHLRDLDARILIADTSGTDDFAQTRDFYAKNGYAAEARIRDFWAAGDDKVTFRKAL
- a CDS encoding sigma-54-dependent transcriptional regulator; protein product: MAQAMKIAIVDDEQDMRQSISQWLALSGYDTETFGSAEDALKTLGPDYPGIVISDIKMPGMDGMQFLKKLMGSDSALPVIMITGHGDVPMAVEAMRVGAFDFLEKPFNPDRMSELAKKATNARRLVMDNRALRRELSDGGQLMKKLIGQSPVMERLREDILDLGQADGHVLIDGETGTGKTLVAHALHAVGSRAGKKFVLVSCGALEEEMLSKRLFGPMQPEDAQLPAIEEARGGTLVLEDVEALSETLQARLLSVINEQGTPAETRIVAISNLQEAGRTSEDALRSDLFYRLAALRITVPPLRQRGEDILTLFTRLSEQFSEEYGCDTPQVSAQEAAQLLQAPWPGNVRQLINVAERAVLQSRRGSGTIASLLMSDHEEMQPVMTTEGKPLKEYVEAFERMLIDNTMRRHKGSISSVMEELCLPRRTLNEKMAKYGLQRSDYL
- the purC gene encoding phosphoribosylaminoimidazolesuccinocarboxamide synthase; translated protein: MARRTKIYEGKAKILYEGPEPGTIVQYFKDDATAFNAEKKDVIEGKGVLNNLLSEYFMKGLNQIGVPTHFVKRLNMREQLVRQVEIIPLEVIVRNYAAGTMSKRLGIEEGTQLPRPIVEYCYKDDKLGDPLVTEEHIAAFGWASQQDMEDILSLALRVNDFISGVMFGVGIKLVDFKIEIGRVYDGDFQRLIIADEISPDSCRLWDIETGQKLDKDVFRRDLGSLTDAYTEVAKRLGVMPKTSTPITKPTLIN